Proteins from a genomic interval of Prevotella sp. E13-27:
- a CDS encoding glycoside hydrolase family 10 protein, translating to MKKFFTLFMFLLALSLSQKVKADNFLNQVSPKHEIRAVWLTTIGGIDWPHSYNETSQKAELCRILDDLQRAGINLVFLQSRVRGTTIYPSALEPWDGCITGHPGKAPNYDPLKFAIDECHKRGMQLHAWVVTIPIGKWQKLGCATLRKKHPKMVIKIGEDGYMNPERPETADYLVSCCREIVRNYDVDGIHLDYIRYPETWKGKPSKDIARANITRIVREIRKDINIYKPWLMFSCSPIGKHDDLTRYSSNGWNARKRVFQDAQQWLKDGLMDAVFPMMYFRDNNFFPFVLDWKERSYGRIVVPGLGIYFLDPREGKWEAIDVERQMNMIRENGLGHCFFRSKFLTDNCKGIYDFTRGFNSTPSLIPPMWWKSSKKPSSPLWLEVENDSLLRWAKADGDIVYNVYASKEFPVDVNKASNLVKTRFTSNSILIDRRTSLNYAVTVQDRYGMESEPVQLSASRVKKDVEEKGKAAVTMVSNEFVLPIKPSTIDADFIIIETLQGAAVKVVSYKKNKISVSDLPEGMYQWRTLGRKGRNHRMGFFTIDRRHRI from the coding sequence ATGAAAAAGTTTTTCACTCTTTTTATGTTTCTGCTTGCTCTTTCTCTAAGCCAGAAAGTCAAGGCAGACAATTTCCTCAATCAGGTTTCACCAAAGCACGAGATAAGAGCCGTATGGCTTACTACCATAGGAGGCATAGACTGGCCCCACAGCTATAACGAGACGAGCCAGAAGGCTGAACTATGCAGGATTCTTGACGATCTTCAGAGAGCAGGAATAAACCTTGTCTTCCTACAGTCACGAGTAAGAGGCACCACAATTTACCCCTCAGCACTTGAACCTTGGGACGGATGCATAACAGGACATCCAGGCAAGGCGCCAAATTACGACCCTCTGAAGTTTGCTATAGATGAGTGCCACAAGCGAGGCATGCAGCTACATGCGTGGGTGGTGACCATCCCCATTGGCAAATGGCAAAAGCTGGGATGCGCCACATTAAGGAAGAAGCATCCGAAGATGGTCATAAAGATTGGCGAAGACGGATACATGAATCCTGAGCGCCCTGAGACAGCCGACTATCTTGTGAGCTGTTGCAGGGAGATTGTAAGGAACTACGATGTTGACGGCATACACCTCGACTATATCCGCTATCCAGAGACGTGGAAGGGCAAGCCCAGCAAGGATATTGCAAGAGCGAACATCACTCGTATAGTTAGAGAAATACGCAAAGACATAAACATCTACAAGCCTTGGCTGATGTTCAGTTGCTCACCAATAGGCAAGCATGACGACCTGACACGCTACAGCTCAAACGGATGGAATGCTCGCAAAAGGGTCTTTCAGGATGCACAGCAATGGCTGAAGGACGGACTCATGGATGCTGTCTTCCCCATGATGTACTTCCGTGATAATAATTTCTTTCCATTTGTCTTAGATTGGAAAGAGCGTTCCTATGGACGTATAGTCGTACCTGGTCTTGGAATATATTTCCTCGACCCAAGGGAAGGAAAATGGGAAGCCATAGATGTGGAACGCCAGATGAACATGATAAGAGAGAACGGGCTGGGACATTGCTTCTTCCGTTCGAAGTTCCTCACAGACAATTGCAAAGGTATCTACGACTTCACAAGGGGCTTCAACTCTACCCCATCGCTGATACCACCCATGTGGTGGAAATCGTCAAAGAAGCCTTCTTCACCACTTTGGCTTGAAGTGGAAAATGACTCTCTGCTGAGATGGGCTAAGGCAGATGGCGACATAGTATATAATGTGTATGCGTCAAAGGAATTTCCTGTTGATGTGAACAAAGCATCGAACTTGGTTAAGACTCGCTTCACTTCCAACTCTATTCTTATAGACAGAAGAACAAGCCTGAACTATGCTGTAACAGTACAAGACAGATACGGAATGGAGAGCGAGCCAGTACAGCTTAGCGCATCGAGAGTGAAGAAGGATGTTGAAGAGAAAGGAAAAGCTGCTGTCACTATGGTTAGTAATGAATTTGTTCTCCCCATAAAGCCATCGACCATAGATGCCGACTTCATAATAATCGAGACCCTACAGGGGGCTGCCGTAAAGGTGGTGTCATATAAGAAGAACAAGATTTCTGTTTCCGATCTGCCAGAAGGCATGTATCAATGGAGAACACTCGGACGCAAGGGGCGCAACCACAGAATGGGATTCTTCACTATTGACAGACGACACAGAATCTAA
- a CDS encoding TrmH family RNA methyltransferase: MNLIEIESLDQKELLPYSQLTEAQLRNGSEHFEGGVFIVESPKVIKVAIDAGYEPLSMLCERKHITGDAADIIARFPDMNVYTGSRELLKNLTGYTLTRGVLCAMRRKPSPEVKEICKDSRRVVVIQGVVDTTNIGAIFRSAAALGIDAVLLTKDSCDPLNRRSVRVSMGSVFLVPWTWIDTSLEELKNLGFKTAAMALSNNSISLDNPVLADEQRLAIIMGTEGDGLTKESIAAADYVVRIPMAHNVDSLNVAAAAAVAFWQLRVK; this comes from the coding sequence ATGAACTTGATTGAAATAGAATCGCTCGACCAAAAGGAGCTTCTTCCGTATAGCCAGTTGACTGAAGCCCAGCTTCGCAACGGAAGCGAGCACTTTGAAGGAGGCGTATTCATTGTTGAGAGTCCCAAAGTCATAAAAGTGGCAATAGATGCAGGTTATGAGCCTTTGTCTATGCTTTGCGAAAGGAAGCACATTACTGGCGATGCAGCCGACATCATTGCGCGTTTTCCAGACATGAATGTTTATACTGGCAGTCGCGAACTGCTGAAGAACCTTACTGGCTACACGCTGACACGTGGGGTCCTGTGCGCCATGAGAAGAAAGCCAAGTCCTGAAGTAAAAGAAATCTGCAAGGACTCTCGACGAGTGGTAGTAATCCAGGGCGTTGTCGATACTACAAATATAGGTGCAATATTCCGTTCGGCAGCTGCATTGGGCATTGATGCTGTGCTATTGACCAAGGACTCTTGCGACCCACTCAACAGAAGGTCTGTCAGAGTGTCGATGGGTTCCGTCTTTCTAGTGCCCTGGACATGGATTGACACATCGCTTGAAGAATTAAAGAATCTCGGCTTCAAGACAGCAGCAATGGCTCTTTCAAACAACTCGATAAGCTTAGACAATCCTGTGCTTGCCGATGAGCAACGCCTTGCAATAATCATGGGGACAGAAGGCGACGGACTGACAAAAGAATCAATAGCTGCAGCCGATTATGTGGTTCGCATTCCGATGGCACATAACGTGGATTCGCTGAATGTTGCAGCTGCTGCAGCAGTAGCTTTTTGGCAATTACGTGTTAAGTAA
- a CDS encoding aminopeptidase P family protein, whose product MFSRSTYVNRRKQLRELVGEGLVLLFGNNESPANYPANSYSPMRQDSSFLYFFGQHRDGLIGVIDIDKNVEMLIGDDISVEDIVWMGYTPSVADLAAEVGVEKTAPLREIKTICNEALRQKRKIHFLPPYRYDTKIMIMDLLGIHPNQQKESASLELIKAVVKMRSTKEQQEIDAIERACDVGYAMHTTAQLLIKPGVTERFIGGQVDGIARSLAQGVSFATIFTQHGEIMHGCPSDKELESGRLALCDAGCELDDYCSDNTRTMPVNGKFDQRQLEIYSIVEACHDYVLEVAKPGVKYADVHFAVCRLMTERLKELGLMKGDTEEAVRAGAHAMFLPHGLGHMMGMDVHDMEGLGQIYVGFDEETRPNLEQFGTNCLRMGRRLEEGFVVTDEPGIYFIPALIDDWKASRHCEEFLNFDKLETYKDFGGIRIEDDLLITKDGCRFMGSKRIPYKAKELEEFMSKNK is encoded by the coding sequence ATGTTTTCAAGAAGTACATATGTTAATAGAAGGAAGCAACTTCGCGAGTTAGTAGGCGAAGGCTTAGTATTGCTTTTCGGAAACAACGAGTCACCAGCCAACTATCCCGCCAACAGCTATTCGCCAATGAGGCAGGACTCTTCATTCCTTTATTTCTTCGGTCAGCACAGAGACGGTCTGATTGGAGTAATAGACATTGACAAGAATGTTGAAATGCTCATAGGCGATGACATCAGCGTTGAGGATATAGTATGGATGGGATATACTCCTTCTGTAGCAGACCTTGCAGCAGAAGTTGGTGTAGAAAAGACTGCTCCGCTTCGTGAGATAAAGACAATATGCAACGAAGCTCTTCGACAGAAGCGTAAGATTCATTTCCTGCCACCATATCGTTATGACACAAAGATAATGATTATGGATCTTCTGGGCATACATCCTAATCAGCAGAAAGAGTCAGCATCGTTAGAACTGATAAAGGCTGTTGTAAAGATGCGCTCAACAAAGGAGCAGCAGGAGATTGACGCAATAGAGCGTGCATGTGATGTAGGCTATGCCATGCACACCACAGCACAGCTACTGATAAAGCCAGGAGTCACAGAAAGATTCATTGGCGGACAGGTGGACGGAATAGCACGTTCGCTGGCACAAGGGGTAAGCTTTGCAACAATCTTCACCCAGCATGGCGAGATAATGCATGGATGCCCCTCAGACAAAGAGCTTGAAAGCGGACGTCTGGCTCTGTGCGATGCAGGATGCGAGCTTGACGATTATTGCTCTGACAACACTCGAACGATGCCTGTAAACGGAAAGTTTGACCAGCGTCAGTTAGAGATATACTCTATCGTGGAAGCTTGTCACGACTACGTTCTCGAGGTAGCAAAGCCAGGCGTAAAATATGCCGATGTTCACTTCGCTGTGTGCCGACTGATGACAGAACGGCTCAAGGAGCTGGGACTCATGAAGGGCGACACAGAAGAAGCCGTTCGTGCAGGAGCACACGCTATGTTCCTCCCTCACGGATTAGGACACATGATGGGTATGGACGTTCACGACATGGAAGGCTTAGGACAAATCTATGTTGGCTTCGATGAAGAGACAAGACCCAATCTCGAACAGTTTGGCACAAATTGTCTGCGCATGGGCCGACGTCTGGAAGAAGGCTTCGTAGTGACTGACGAGCCAGGCATATACTTCATACCAGCACTTATTGACGACTGGAAAGCAAGCAGACATTGCGAAGAGTTCCTTAACTTTGACAAGCTCGAGACCTACAAGGACTTCGGAGGCATAAGAATAGAGGACGACCTGCTCATAACAAAGGACGGATGCCGCTTCATGGGCAGCAAGCGCATACCTTACAAAGCGAAGGAACTTGAGGAGTTCATGAGCAAAAACAAATAG
- a CDS encoding aminopeptidase C encodes MKKIFTFALLAVFALCAQAEEKDSTKSNKPVFTTIKENPITSIKDQNRSGTCWDYSTLSFFEAEILKATGKTYDLCESFVANKTYMERAIQVVRYHGDCQFSQGGSAEDVLATLKTHGICPEGAMPFPGSLYGDSLNNFNEFFSLLEPYVAAIAKSSAKKISNQWKVGLQGILDAYLGKCPEEFVYEGKKYTPKSFVKSLGINLDDYVSITSYTHHPFYTAFAVEVQDNWRFPLSYNLPMDEMMRVIDNAVEKGYTIAWGGDVSEDGFTRQGLAYAVDGKAAQSLRGSDMARWLKLAAAKKRDIIDSLGCNVPEIVPTQELRQERFDNWELTDDHGMLIYGVAKDQNGKEYYMVKNSWGEAGEYKGIWYMTKAFIAANTMDFLVNKNAIPKDIRKKLGL; translated from the coding sequence ATGAAGAAAATTTTCACTTTCGCGCTATTGGCAGTATTTGCCTTGTGCGCACAGGCTGAAGAAAAAGACTCTACGAAGTCTAACAAGCCTGTGTTCACCACGATTAAGGAGAATCCCATTACAAGCATTAAAGACCAGAACCGTTCTGGAACATGCTGGGACTACTCTACCCTTTCATTCTTTGAAGCAGAGATACTGAAGGCAACAGGTAAGACATACGACCTCTGTGAGTCTTTTGTAGCAAACAAGACTTACATGGAAAGAGCTATTCAGGTGGTACGCTACCACGGTGACTGCCAGTTCTCACAAGGAGGCTCGGCAGAAGACGTGCTCGCAACACTCAAGACTCACGGCATCTGTCCTGAAGGCGCAATGCCTTTCCCAGGCTCACTCTATGGAGACTCGCTTAACAACTTCAACGAGTTCTTCTCACTTCTTGAGCCATATGTTGCAGCTATCGCAAAAAGCTCTGCAAAGAAAATCTCAAACCAGTGGAAGGTGGGACTTCAGGGAATACTTGACGCATACTTAGGCAAGTGCCCAGAAGAGTTCGTTTACGAAGGCAAGAAATACACTCCGAAGTCATTCGTAAAGAGTCTTGGCATCAACCTCGATGACTACGTAAGCATCACAAGCTACACACACCACCCATTCTACACAGCTTTTGCTGTAGAGGTGCAGGACAACTGGCGATTCCCACTCAGCTATAACCTTCCAATGGATGAGATGATGAGAGTTATTGACAACGCCGTTGAAAAAGGATATACCATTGCTTGGGGCGGCGACGTTAGCGAAGATGGTTTTACACGTCAAGGACTAGCTTACGCAGTAGATGGCAAGGCTGCACAGAGCCTTCGCGGTAGCGACATGGCACGCTGGCTTAAGCTTGCTGCAGCAAAGAAGCGCGACATCATCGATTCACTCGGATGCAATGTTCCAGAAATTGTTCCAACACAGGAACTCCGTCAGGAACGTTTCGACAACTGGGAACTCACCGATGACCACGGAATGCTCATCTATGGTGTAGCAAAAGACCAGAACGGTAAAGAATACTACATGGTCAAGAACTCATGGGGAGAAGCTGGCGAGTATAAAGGAATATGGTATATGACAAAGGCTTTCATTGCTGCAAACACAATGGACTTCCTTGTTAACAAGAATGCCATTCCCAAGGATATTCGTAAGAAGTTAGGACTTTAA
- the carB gene encoding carbamoyl-phosphate synthase (glutamine-hydrolyzing) large subunit: MTKANFKKVLVLGSGALKIGQAGEFDYSGSQALKALREEGIKSVLINPNIATIQTSEGIADKVYFQPVTTHFVTEVIKKERPDGILLAFGGQTALNCGTELYQKGILKEYGVEVLGTSVEAIMNTEDRDLFVKKLDEISLKTPVSHAVENMDDAMKAAREIGFPIMIRSAYALGGLGSGICPDEAAFKELAESAFTFAPQILVEESLKGWKEIEFECIRDANDHCFTVASMENFDPLGIHTGESIVVAPTCSLTEEQVKMLQEITIRCVRHLGIVGECNIQFAFNAKTNDYRIIEINARLSRSSALASKATGYPLAFVAAKIALGYTLDQIGEMGTPNSAYVAPSLDYMICKIPRWDLTKFAGVSRKIGSSMKSVGEIMSIGRSFEEMIQKGLRMIGQGMHGFVGNDHTKFDNLDDALANPTDLRIFAIAQALEEGYTVERIEELTKIDVWFLERLKRIVDLKHQLQSYNKLEDLPDELLLEVKRAGFSDFQIARFVLKPTSGNMEKENLEVRRYRKQRGILPSVKRIETVASEHPELTNYLYFTYTHTPAFGTETNKPYVPTHDINYYNNEKAVVVLGSGAYRIGSSVEFDWCSVNAIQTARKQGYKSIMINYNPETVSTDYDMCDRLYFDELSLERVLDVIDLESPRGVIVSVGGQIPNNLAMKLYRQGVPVLGTSPVDIDRAENRDKFSAMLDKLGIDQPAWRALTSFEDIKEFVDEVGYPVLVRPSYVLSGAAMNVCYDDEELHRFLNMATEVSKEFPVVVSQFMQETKEIEFDAVADKGDVVEYAISEHIEYAGVHSGDATMVFPAQHIYFSTVRQIKKIARKIAAELNISGPFNIQFLAKNREVKVIECNLRASRSFPFVSKILKRNFIETATKIMLDVPYARPDKSEFDIDRIGVKASQFSFARLQNADPVLGVDMSSTGEVGCLGDDLNEALLNALIATGYRLPKKSVLISSGAAKGKVSLLEPAKELVKKGYEVYATGGTAKFFNENGVKATAVSWPDENGENNVMDMIAAHKFDLIINVPKNHTKRELTNGYRIRRGAIDHNIPLMTNVRLAKAFIEAFTAMSENDIKIKSWQEYDA; this comes from the coding sequence ATGACCAAAGCGAATTTCAAAAAGGTATTGGTTTTGGGCTCAGGAGCCCTCAAAATCGGACAGGCTGGTGAATTTGACTATTCAGGCTCACAGGCGCTGAAAGCACTGCGTGAAGAAGGAATCAAGAGCGTTCTGATAAATCCGAACATCGCTACGATTCAGACTTCAGAAGGTATTGCAGACAAGGTTTATTTCCAGCCTGTAACTACTCATTTCGTTACCGAAGTTATTAAGAAGGAGCGCCCAGACGGCATATTGCTGGCATTCGGCGGACAGACTGCTCTTAACTGCGGTACAGAGCTTTATCAGAAAGGTATTCTTAAGGAGTATGGTGTTGAGGTACTGGGCACAAGTGTTGAAGCCATAATGAATACTGAAGACCGTGACTTGTTTGTTAAGAAACTTGACGAAATCAGCCTGAAGACTCCAGTAAGCCATGCAGTAGAGAACATGGACGATGCTATGAAGGCAGCACGTGAGATAGGCTTCCCAATCATGATTCGTTCAGCCTATGCACTTGGTGGTCTCGGCAGTGGTATCTGTCCAGACGAGGCAGCATTCAAGGAGCTTGCTGAGAGCGCCTTCACCTTTGCACCACAGATTCTTGTAGAAGAGTCTCTGAAAGGTTGGAAAGAGATTGAGTTCGAGTGTATCAGAGATGCTAACGACCATTGCTTCACAGTTGCATCAATGGAGAACTTCGACCCTCTGGGCATACACACTGGCGAGTCTATCGTTGTTGCTCCAACATGCTCACTTACTGAAGAGCAGGTCAAGATGCTACAAGAAATCACAATTCGCTGCGTACGCCACCTCGGCATCGTAGGCGAATGTAACATCCAGTTCGCTTTCAACGCTAAGACAAACGACTATCGCATTATAGAGATTAACGCTCGCCTTTCACGCTCATCAGCTCTCGCATCAAAGGCTACTGGCTATCCCCTCGCCTTCGTTGCAGCAAAGATTGCACTCGGATACACTCTCGACCAGATTGGTGAGATGGGCACTCCAAACTCTGCATACGTAGCTCCTTCACTCGACTACATGATTTGTAAGATTCCTCGTTGGGACCTTACAAAGTTTGCTGGAGTAAGCCGCAAGATCGGCTCTTCCATGAAATCTGTAGGCGAAATCATGAGCATTGGCCGCTCTTTCGAAGAAATGATTCAGAAAGGTCTGCGCATGATTGGACAAGGCATGCACGGTTTCGTTGGAAACGACCATACTAAATTCGACAACCTTGACGATGCTCTCGCTAACCCAACTGACCTTCGCATCTTTGCTATAGCACAGGCTCTTGAGGAGGGTTATACAGTAGAGAGAATTGAAGAACTGACAAAGATTGACGTATGGTTCCTTGAGCGTCTGAAGCGCATCGTTGACCTGAAGCATCAGCTTCAGTCATACAACAAGCTTGAAGACCTGCCCGATGAACTTCTGCTTGAGGTGAAGCGTGCCGGATTCAGCGACTTCCAGATTGCCCGCTTCGTATTGAAGCCAACTTCAGGAAACATGGAGAAGGAGAACCTGGAAGTACGTCGCTATCGCAAGCAGCGCGGAATACTGCCAAGCGTGAAGCGCATTGAGACTGTGGCTTCAGAGCATCCAGAGCTGACAAACTACCTGTACTTCACATATACACATACACCAGCATTCGGCACAGAGACTAACAAGCCTTATGTTCCCACACACGACATCAACTACTATAACAACGAGAAAGCTGTGGTAGTTCTTGGTTCAGGTGCATACCGAATCGGCTCTTCAGTAGAGTTTGACTGGTGCTCTGTAAATGCCATACAGACCGCAAGGAAACAGGGTTATAAGAGTATCATGATCAACTACAACCCTGAGACGGTTTCTACTGACTATGACATGTGTGACCGTCTGTACTTCGACGAACTGTCACTTGAGCGTGTACTCGATGTTATTGACCTTGAGTCTCCACGCGGAGTCATCGTCTCTGTGGGTGGACAGATACCTAACAACCTTGCAATGAAGCTTTATCGTCAGGGTGTTCCTGTACTTGGCACAAGCCCTGTAGATATAGACCGTGCTGAAAACCGCGACAAGTTCTCAGCTATGCTTGACAAACTTGGCATTGACCAGCCAGCATGGCGTGCGCTCACCTCTTTCGAAGACATCAAGGAGTTTGTTGACGAGGTAGGCTATCCTGTACTTGTTCGTCCAAGCTACGTACTCTCTGGTGCAGCAATGAACGTCTGCTACGATGATGAGGAACTGCATCGCTTCCTCAACATGGCTACCGAGGTATCTAAGGAATTCCCTGTCGTAGTTTCACAGTTCATGCAGGAGACAAAGGAGATTGAGTTTGACGCTGTTGCCGACAAGGGCGATGTTGTGGAATATGCTATTTCAGAGCACATTGAATATGCAGGCGTTCACTCGGGTGATGCTACAATGGTATTCCCTGCACAGCACATCTACTTCTCTACTGTTCGACAGATAAAGAAGATTGCACGCAAGATTGCTGCTGAGCTCAACATCAGTGGTCCATTCAACATCCAGTTCCTTGCAAAGAACCGTGAGGTAAAGGTTATTGAATGTAACCTTCGCGCAAGCCGCTCATTCCCATTCGTATCAAAGATTCTGAAGCGCAACTTCATTGAGACTGCCACAAAGATTATGCTTGATGTTCCATACGCTCGTCCTGACAAGAGCGAGTTCGACATTGACCGCATAGGCGTAAAGGCATCACAGTTCTCATTCGCACGTCTTCAGAATGCAGACCCAGTCCTTGGCGTGGACATGAGCTCTACAGGTGAGGTAGGCTGTCTTGGCGACGACCTCAACGAGGCTCTTCTTAACGCACTCATTGCAACAGGCTATCGTTTGCCAAAGAAGTCAGTACTCATCAGTTCAGGTGCAGCAAAAGGCAAGGTATCATTGCTTGAGCCTGCAAAGGAACTTGTAAAGAAAGGATATGAGGTTTACGCAACAGGTGGTACTGCCAAGTTCTTCAACGAGAACGGTGTGAAGGCTACAGCAGTAAGCTGGCCAGATGAGAATGGTGAGAATAACGTTATGGACATGATTGCTGCCCACAAGTTCGACCTCATCATCAACGTGCCGAAGAACCACACTAAGCGTGAATTAACTAACGGCTATCGTATTCGTCGTGGCGCTATTGACCATAACATTCCTCTTATGACCAACGTGCGTCTGGCAAAAGCATTTATCGAAGCATTCACAGCAATGTCTGAGAATGACATAAAGATAAAGAGCTGGCAGGAATACGATGCATAG
- a CDS encoding gliding motility-associated C-terminal domain-containing protein translates to MTGQKVSPLAYYTDKEGTSVETTSINDGEAPLSVSFRANPEDMGTWTPSYEWHFKVTRKNENNGKPKELFVRYEENTDYTFMESGTYTIVLKTSLKDGINEDQLDSVEITVVISESKLEFPNAFSPNGDGKNDIYRAKPDYKSIVSFRAIILNRWGQKLYEWDNPAGGWDGKYHGNDVKQGVYFVLVEAKGADGKEYKIKKDVNLLRGYIEKSNSSSGSGQ, encoded by the coding sequence ATGACAGGACAGAAAGTATCCCCCCTTGCCTATTATACAGACAAGGAGGGAACTTCTGTTGAAACGACATCAATAAACGATGGCGAAGCACCATTGAGTGTAAGTTTTCGCGCAAACCCTGAAGACATGGGTACTTGGACTCCATCATACGAATGGCATTTCAAAGTAACACGCAAAAACGAAAACAATGGCAAGCCAAAGGAATTGTTTGTTCGCTATGAGGAGAATACTGACTATACTTTCATGGAGTCTGGTACATACACCATAGTATTGAAGACGAGCCTCAAAGATGGAATAAACGAGGATCAGCTCGACTCCGTAGAAATTACAGTTGTCATATCTGAAAGCAAATTAGAGTTCCCCAATGCTTTTTCTCCTAATGGCGATGGCAAAAACGACATCTATAGGGCAAAGCCTGATTATAAAAGCATTGTATCGTTTAGGGCGATAATACTTAATCGTTGGGGACAAAAGCTCTATGAATGGGACAATCCAGCAGGAGGCTGGGATGGAAAGTACCATGGAAACGATGTAAAACAAGGTGTCTATTTTGTCTTGGTAGAGGCAAAAGGTGCCGATGGAAAAGAGTATAAAATAAAAAAGGACGTTAATCTACTAAGAGGATATATCGAAAAAAGTAATAGCTCATCAGGCAGTGGACAATGA